DNA sequence from the Malus domestica chromosome 06, GDT2T_hap1 genome:
CTCTGTCGCTGCTGTCGTGAATTGTAAGGTAAAATGCAATGTTTGATGCTTTGCTTGGGGACTTTGGCGGCGTATCCATCCACACACGTAGGGTTTTAAGAACAAAGGTAACAGTATTGGGCTTGGAATTCCATGAAATTACGGAAATGCCAAGCCATTGGGTATCCAAAGTCTTAACGGCtggagaagaaaataaagaCAGAAACCAAATTACAGAGTCTATTGATTTTGCAGGTGCAGATTAGGGTTTGATTGTGATTTTGAATCAGGATTAGCAACCATGAATGAAGAGCAACGGTCACTCCTTCTGAGCTCCTCGTCTCGCTTCCCGCCTCCACAAggtcctcttctctctctctctctctctctctctctcaacaaaATTAGGTTTCTGGtttgttaattttgaaatgTTGGCACCAGGAGTTAAACTATCTTATGGAACGGCGGGATTCAGAGCGGATGCATCAATCCTCCAATCCACGGTTTACAGGGTGGGAATTCTGGCGGCCCTAAGGGCCGTCAGCACCCAATCAGTGATCGGCCTCATGATCACAGCCTCTCACAACAAAGTCTCTGATAACGGAATCAAGGTTGCCGACCCGAGTGGCGGAATGCTCTCTCAAGATTGGGAGCCGTTCGCTGATACCCTCGCCAATGCTCGTGATCCGCAACAGCTTGTTCAtgtatgtttttcattttttatataacCCTTGTGCGTGTGCGTGCGCATGGGCCTCCCTTTTATTCGTGTCAATTCGTGTACAATGCTGACTGAATTCTTGAACAGTTGATAGCTGAATttgttgaaaacaaaaaaatcgcACTTGATGGAGCAAAATCCGTGGAGATATTGGTGGCAAGAGATACAAGACCGAGTGGAGAATCTCTGGTTGAAGCTGCTAAACAGGTAACTTCTCTTTTACCATTGCTTAGCATGCAGTTTCTAAATCTTTTTTCGCTCCTCATTTCTTAGCATTTGGTCCATTGAAGGGAATCAGTTCAATTCTTGGAGCGGTTGCCCATGACTTGGGAATTTTAACCACTCCACAGCTACACTGGATCGTTCGGGCTAGAAATAAGGGTTTGAAAGTATCAGACATTGATTACTTCAAGCAGCTTTCAAGCTCGTTTAGGTTAGTTGGAGCTAGAGTTTTGTGTAATGTGTTGGTTTGATCTTGAAAAAAATTCATATGTTGTTTGAATGCCTTCGTTAAGTGCTTTGTGTGGCTGGTTAGGTGCTTGGTAGATTTGATTCCTGGTGGAATTCATCCCAGCGACGTGGATGACAAGTTGGTTGTGGATGGGGCAAATGGTGTTGGTGGAGAAAAACTCGAACTTTTGAAGACGATGTTGAATGGTTTGGTTATTGAGACACGGAACTCCGGAAAAGGAGGAGGTGGTGTACTTAATGAAGGAGTCGGTGCTGATTATGTGCAGAAAGAGAAGGTCGTTCCTTGTAGTTTTGGTCCACAGGATGTTGGGATAAGGTCAGTTATTCATGGATTGTGAAACAAATTTTGATTATCATTTACTTAAGTACTTGCTTGAATTGTCTGCATCACAGAGATATTGTTGGAGAATGACTGATAGTTGCATTATGGTGACAATTCTGTTGTATGCGTATTGTTGCGATACATATACTACGTTGATTAGATAGATGGGAGAAACTCTGAATTTTGGTGGCCTGTTGATTTGCTATTATTGGTATTGCAATACCTATGCTACGTTAATGTGATTAACAAATTCCGAGTTCTGATCTTTGTCGTAATAGCATACTGCTTTTGGAGAACTTGAATTTTGATCTGATTTAACAACTAGTTGGATTGCTTACAATGGATGTATCTTTTCCTTGATGCAAACATTCGTTGGCTAAGAAACAAGTTGGGTGGTATTTTAAATAATGGTTTCCCTAAAGCTAGTTTGGCAACGAAGGATGCCAGTGTGCAATATCCAAACATCGTTTTGGGTTTACAAACTAAGTTTTCTATTTGGTCAATTAGTAATGCTTGACTGTTGATCTAAAGTGTTACATTAAATGATCAGAGGCAGGGACTAACTGTATGGATGCTTCTAGCTTTTCAGGTGTGCTAGTTTGGACGGTGATGCTGATCGGCTTGTATATTTTATTGTGCCATCTAGAAGTAGTAATAAGATTGAACTCGTTGATGGGGACAAGATTTTATCCTTGTTTGCTATATTCATCAAGGAGCAACTAAGCATTTTGAGTAAGGAAATAGATGTTAATGGAAATAATGATTATCAGTGTCGCCTTGGTATTGTGCAAACAGCTTATGCAAACGGAGCATCCACGGATTATCTCAAACAGTTAGGCCTAGAAGTCACTTTTACTCCTACAGGAGTGAAATACCTTCATGAGAAAGCTGCGGAGTATGATATCGGGATTTACTTTGAAGCAAATGGCCATGGCACCATTTTGTTCTCAGAACATTACTTACGGTGGTTAGAGACCAGGACTACTGTGCTTTCTGATGTCGCTGAAGGTTAAACCAGTCTTTGTGCACTACATTAGTGCTGACATGATTGTCCATTACCTGTCTAAATGAAGAACGTGGTTGTTTCTTTTCAGGTTCAGAACAGCATAAGGCGGCTTTGAGACTCTTGGCTGTTAGTGAATTGATTAACCAGGCTGTCGGGGATGCGTTGAGTGGGGTACTCTTGGTTGAGGCCATTCTGAAACATATGGGATGGTCAATACAGAGGTGGAATGAGCTTTATCAGGATCTACCCAGTAGGCAGCTTAAGGCAAGTTTCCTTGGCCATCCTTCTATGTTATGGATGATTTATTAGCTTTATagttgttttcttttggggCTTTCATATGTCATCCGTTTTAAAAGTGAATTGATTTTCCATCATTTCTTGTTGGCCGCAACACgcccaaaaaaaaacaatggtgTAAATTGATATTCTATTCAGAAACTAATTCTTCCGCTTCACAATTATTAGGTCAAGGTTATGGACAGAACTGCTGTTGTAACAGAAAATGCAGAAACTGTGGCCGTGACACCCCCTGGCATTCAAGAAGCCATCAACGCTGAAACCGGTAAGCAGATTTCTCCTTTTATTTTGCGTGCAGTTGAGTCTTTGCTCTGCACAATATCCATGTTGGTTATTGGTCTGGACCGTTAAGTTGATAGCAGTAGTCATTTGTTGCACGGAAAATTGCCACTTTTCCTAATTTTAACTCTGTACACAACTGACAAACAATTTTTTGAGGATTTTCTTGTGTTCCTGTTTATATTGCAGTTAAATACACTAGAGGCCGATGTTTTATACGACCATCAGGAACAGAAGATGTCATACGCGTATATGCGGAGGCATCCGCACAGAATGCAGCAGACAGCTTAGCAAACTCTGTAGCAAAACTAGTAGATCAGTTTCTTGGGTTTGGAAGCTCAAAGTGATCTGCAACTTCCTTTTCCAAACCAAAACTCACTGAATTATTAAATCGATGAGGATTTATGGTGGCTTACAGATTTCCTGTTATTCTTGTTGTGGATGCGGTGGATTGAACCCGTAAATGTAGAACGGTGTCTTACCTGGTTTGGTTATGATTCATAGACATCTGATATAACACGGACTAAAACCCAGAAGTGCGAAAACATTGAATTTGTCTTGTAACTTGTATTCTACTTTACATTGTTTCCTATTGATACATGTTCAGTTTGTTCTTTATTAAGAGTTCCTTGTTCAACAATTTGAAGAACCCGCGCAAAAGCAAAGCAACAACGAAACTCAGCACGATCTTAGTAAATTTCCAATATACACAAGTAGAGTAAAAGGCTTCTTGCATGACAAGGAAAACTTATCCTCGAGCTTGAATGACAAATAATATCTTTGAAGAATCTGAGTAAATTACTCGTCAATAAAAACTTACTTGTCTATAAAAACTACAGTCGCAGCGGAAATGAAAAGAGAGTGCTGTATTTAGCTGTGAAATTCTGGAACCAAAAAAATGGTAAATGCCAATCCAGCATCTGCCCGAACGACATTCTCACAGGCCTCTGCAAAAATGGTAAGTAAAGAACATCAAAAGAGGCAGTATTCACATAGAAAGGAAGTCTTAGGGAAACTAAGGAAGAAACAAGTGTCTAAAATTTGAAACAATATGTAAACCGTCCCAGTCGACATTACAAAAAACATAGAAATCTAGTGAAAAACTATAAGCCGCTCTCCAAGTAAAATTATAGAATTTATAACCCAGCAGAGAGGGGAATGTGTTTGGAGTTCACTTTCATTTGGAGATGAGAAAGTAAAGTTTGGGCAATTCTTGTTCCGATAAATCGACTTTCTTGAGAGAGTTTAGGAGGGAAATGATAGGACTCTGGTTTATTTTTCTTACTAACCAAACAGAAAGTTGGAGAATTTAATAAACTGTTCTTTCCCCTTTATCCACCATTGGTAAAGGTAATACCAAACAAATGGTTGATTAATGTTTCAAAGTTTTCAACTTTGAAGAGTGAGAATGACTTACATAGCACGGGTACATTGACATGGTGGCGTCCCATGCAAATGGAATAAGGACGTGAACATTTTCTTATCCACGTCCTTGGGTTTAGCGGGACGCCACATGGCGATGTACCCGTGACTTGTAAGTTGCTCTAGTTTTCCAAGGACAAACTACAAGAATCTAAGAACTCAAGCAAAAGCTGCATTTCTCAGGCAAAACCTCAAACAGTTGAACTGCAATACAAGCTACAAGCTGGGAAAAGCTTAAACACAATAAAATCTTCCATTACTCGTCACTTGGCACAAAACCCATATGCACTAAACACATTCTTAATCATCTACTTGTAgtgtaaaccctaaaccctattcTCTAATCCAGCTACTGCAATTCACTTAACCAATTAGCACTAATGAATAATTTACATTGAAGATGAACAAATTAAGATATAATAACATAAGGGCTTTGGCAACTGGTGGATTGTGAAATGAGTACCTGACTTTCTTGAGGAGGACGGCCTTGAGCTTGCGAGCGAGGTCTTGAGATCGGAGTTTCTGTTCGAGATTCTTGCGGGCCAAGATGCGCTTCTCGGAGTTCTTGAGGTGGTGGGTTTGCTCCCGCTTTATCATCCGCTCGATCCCACTCGACGTCATCTTCCTCTGCATAACCGTCAGCGCCCACTCCAGGTTCCCGTTCATAACCTTCACCCGAATCCCTCTCGATTGCTCATGTCGATGACCCAGTGTCACCGTCGCTGACTCCACCCCCTGACTCGCCCGTTTCAACACGTTCCACGCGCACCTTGCCGCCACCGAGTTCATTGCTCCGCTTTCGCTGTGTTTCTTTCTGTTTCCGACGAGATTGCGGCGTTGGCTGGCTGTTAAAGTGATCAAATGTTTTACTGAggtttatttattgattttttttttatgaaattaatttcaattattttaagaTACATTAAAACCATCTTCACCTGTTTTCCCAAAACAATGTCAGGTGACAAtaaagagattttttagtgtgctgGTAACAAAAATATTACATTATATGTAATTATATAATTGGAGTTTGGAggaacatttatttatttttaataaattgtgttGATAACATATAACTAATCACTCAATGTGCTTGGAACACAACTTATATTATATGTTATcatcaaggtataaaatatcgatgatatcggaaatatcggtagtccaaaaacacggaattttcgatggaaatatcgagatattatcgatatcgataaaaattgaataaaaaccacggaaattgtaagaaaaacttggaaatttttattgaaactttacaagatgtttatttagtcaattatctattagtttatcacacaaaaattagaaggaaatgcattgcatgatggatttaactgatttaatttgattatataacgagctggcaaatattgtgagtgtagaaaatatgtagtaattaatgaaagaagtttaaacacaccataatcatttatatataatgaattagtacaatattttacacttcatacattgcatggtaagatacatgagtgacttagtacccacatagagttcctatcaaggtctaaaatatcgatgatatcggaaatatcggtactccaaaaacacggaaatttggatgaaaatatcgagataatatcgatattttaaaccttGGTTATCATACaactaatgatttttttttcttcaaatattcCTCTTATTATATAACTAAATATGGTACACCTATAGTTTAAAATTTTTCGATCCACTCGATATTTTTAtggaaatattaaaaaaaaaaaccagagaaAGATATAGAAATGCGAGTGAAGTATAATCCCCACCTTATATTAGAGAAATCAAGTTTAGGCTAGAATTGACATATATGGTTCATATTTGTGTTAAATATTGGAGAAACTTTTATTTCTGACCAATGTTTAACAATCCTCAAAGTTTAATTTAAAGTTTCATTATTTCCATCAAAAGCAACCGATAATGATAATTGATATATTTGTCGATATTTTTGCTAATTTACATATTAATATTTATACAATACAAATATTCTAAATATTGAATACACCAACCGTCTTCCAGCACAtgtaaagaaaaatagcacaagtctGTGTTGTATTATTATGAGGGAAGTCGTGACGATATAACCGCTGCATACAAGTCTTCTCCCTCCCTTACCTTGCAGCGGCAGCGTAGCCTAACCCACCGTACCACCACAGCCAACGCCCTTCCAATCTTCCTCTGAGTTGGGCCATCCTAAACCACCTTCGACCACAGCCCAGGCAGCCCCTCCCCCCGGACCGCCAGCTTCCCGGACGACCACGCAACCGCCCCAAATCTTGTAATCCAAAATTCCAAAAGGTCCGCTATCAGGCGATGGCTCCACCACGATCTCTGATCCTTCACCGGCTCACGCCCTACTTTGCAGCTCGAATCAGGCAGAACCAGAGGCTCCtatcctcttctttcttctattcctcttcctcttccgccGCAGAAGAagcctcctcttcttctccatctccGTCCGTCGACCTCGATTCCGTTCACATGACTGATACCTGTGTTCAAGTAATCActctctccctatcttgcaaTTCGATATCATATGTGGGCTGCCTGGCTTTTCCATTTCAATTTTTGGGTTATCAATTTGTAGATATGTGGAATtatatctttcttttattttctcgaAGGGAATGAATCCCGAAATGGTTTTAATTCCGGGATTTAGCTGACCATTTTCGTTAATTTTGAGGAATGAATCACAAAATGGAAACACAGACAAGAAATGTTTAAACTTTGTAGTGGATGCACGAAGAAAGCTTATGATGTTAGACTCTAACCAGCCAAACGGCTATTTTCTAGCAGATAATCCGAGTACCATTTCGGtttttccttcttattgaaTTGGTTATCATGCTCGCGATATGCAGTTTTCGGGCGAAGAGAGTTTAATGTGACTTATGGGCTTTTGTGTCTGTAATCCTTTGTTGTTTTTGGTCAGGGTAATCCATACTTGTATCTTGAGTGAGTTGCATACTATTGTGTGCTGACTTTGGTTTCTTAACGGATGTCTCACAGAGAATGAAGCAGCTGCAAGCCAGTGAAGCGGAGGGAAAGGTGCTACGTTTGAGTGTAGAAACCGGTGGATGTTCTGGGTTCCAATATGTTTTTGATCTGGATGACAAAAGCCATCCGGATGACAGGTATTTATTGTCCCCTTCTGTATTTATAATTCTTGAATAAGAACGTTTTTGCTTATTTAGTTTGCTTGGTTAACTGGAAATCCATACATTCCATAATAGAGTATTTGAGAAAGGAGGAGTAAAGTTGGTGGTCGACAATATTTCATATGATTTTGTGAAAGGAGCAACTGTTGATTATGTTGAGGAGCTGATTCGTTCTGCTTTCCAAGTAAGTCAATTTATCTCATTCCATTTCATGCTTTATTCTTTAATTTTCCTGTCCGTGGTGCACGTCAAATCTTATGCACATGACCCCACATGGAATTTAACTGTTCGGGATATGTGAACTAGAATAAGTAGTCAAGAAATATATTCTTTAGAAAGATGTGCTTGAAATTCTTGTTGTTAACTATGCCTATCTTGGTGAGCATAAGAAAAGTAAGGAGCATCTGCCAGTGGTCTTCTTTTATGACAGTTAGAAGTACATTCTTTTATAATGAAAGATCTTCTTGAAATGTTTTCTGTCAGCTGAATGATACCTATCGTGGTGTCAGTGCATAAGATAAGTAAGAACCATCTGCTAGATATCAAAGTCTAGCATTGCATAATGGTATTCTGTGTATCAAATATAACAATGATAGATATTGTATAGGTCTTGGCTCACCATTGTGCACTGTCGGCCATGTTAGAAAGTATAATAACGGTTCCCTTGACGGGCTATCCAATAATTCTGTGAGCATGTATACCATGTTAGAAAGTATCATAACGGTTTCCTGTATTTGGCATCACtacctttatttttttctaagTAGGTTGCAGTAAACGAGAGATAATTGGCAATGCAATACAATGCTCTTCTGCTGTGTGACAGATTGGTTATTGCTGGTGTTGTCTAGACAAGCAGAACAAGGGATTTTGTCTTTTAGGGAGGGGAGTTACAATAAAGAAATTGTTTTAGGAATTTCTTTTTCTAATGAAATGGAGAGGAGAGTTCGAGAATTGATAGAACTTTTTGTTCTATGTGAATGAGTGGGGGGTAGTTGATAAGGAATAGCCATAAAGGATGGAAGAATCTTGCAGTGAGTTCAGTTGGGACATGGAAGCTTGGTTTCTCGGTTTTGTTCTTTTAAATGAGTGGACTATGTTACAGGTGGGATTAGGAGGAAACTTCCCCAGGCTATAGAACAGGGGTGCTTTTAACATGGCTATGCCCTTATGTGTGGTTGCTTAGGTTTGTAGTTGCCCATTACGGGTTTGGTCAAACAATATGGGGATGCTTAAAATCTGAAATCTGCTGAATCCCTTCTAAATTTGGTAGGACAAGACTCTTATGGTGTGTTTGGATGAGGAATTTTCAAAGTATCAAGGAATTTAGGCTACAAAAGTAAAAAATGCACTACAAAACATTGGATAGAGGATTTGAAACGACTAGATGCAATGCGCTTAATGAGAGGCCCTCACCAGGAAAACTCTCCAATTCTAAGAGGTCTCATGTCATGAAGTTAattcattttaaaatattaactaCATTAGTTTTCTCTTAGACTTTTTGCAAAGAACTATTGATGAGTGTTCAGATGTCAATGTGTTACTGTCTGACTTGGAGAAATGGAAATCCCACTCAAATAGTCTTCCGCTGAATTTGAGGCACAAATTCAGCTGTTCCATCACCATATTGGTTATGCAGTATGGAGTAAATTAATAAAGCTAGAGCCTAGAATTTGGTTGTAACTCATTAGGATTGAAGATCCACAGATTCAATTTATTTCTGTTGTTTTGATTTCTGTATttcaactccgcctatgtcttacatggccggtcccaagcccggataaaggaggagggggagggcgtcaggtagtcgacagccggcactccatgatcacgtcgaatccttatgaaaatgaatccagaacaaaatcgcgctaaagctagggcgtcacccgtaagtggcgcgctgtgtggcccgagcacagtgataagtgagcaagggtcgctgtatctccatcggcacccggatgcagtgttaaatgagcaagggggccatagaaacttcttttcgaacgactccactcaaagttgtttgggagcatatgctcctatcaactttacccgggacacacaaaagaagtactttgatcctattagacgggggagggtgaagaagctaggacagaagggtagagttcaagagagcaaaatgcgtttaggaacgtggaatataggaaccttaacgggaaaatctatggaagtagtggaagttatggtgaggagaaggataaatattatgtgcctacaagaaactaagtgggttggtagtaaggcaaaggatctagaaaactcagggtttaaactttggtattcgggcacaaatagaacgagaaacggtgttggcatcatcgtggacaagaccttggtacaagatgttgtagatgtcaagagggtaggagatagaatcatggcaatcaagattgtaataggacaagaacttatcaatgtgattagtgcgtacgcacctcaagtagggttggatacgagttcgaaggagaaattttgggaagatcttggagacttggtgcaaggaattgctcagacggagaagttatttataggaggagatttaaatggacacgtgggcagggagacaggcaactatggaggttttcatggtggccatggttttggggagagaaacgaggatggggaagctattttggattttgcaatggcatatgatctcttcttagccaa
Encoded proteins:
- the LOC103420173 gene encoding uncharacterized protein, with protein sequence MNSVAARCAWNVLKRASQGVESATVTLGHRHEQSRGIRVKVMNGNLEWALTVMQRKMTSSGIERMIKREQTHHLKNSEKRILARKNLEQKLRSQDLARKLKAVLLKKVRGL
- the LOC103428183 gene encoding iron-sulfur assembly protein IscA-like 2, mitochondrial, with translation MAPPRSLILHRLTPYFAARIRQNQRLLSSSFFYSSSSSAAEEASSSSPSPSVDLDSVHMTDTCVQRMKQLQASEAEGKVLRLSVETGGCSGFQYVFDLDDKSHPDDRVFEKGGVKLVVDNISYDFVKGATVDYVEELIRSAFQVTTNPSAVGGCSCKSSFMVK
- the LOC103420171 gene encoding phosphoacetylglucosamine mutase, whose product is MNEEQRSLLLSSSSRFPPPQGVKLSYGTAGFRADASILQSTVYRVGILAALRAVSTQSVIGLMITASHNKVSDNGIKVADPSGGMLSQDWEPFADTLANARDPQQLVHLIAEFVENKKIALDGAKSVEILVARDTRPSGESLVEAAKQGISSILGAVAHDLGILTTPQLHWIVRARNKGLKVSDIDYFKQLSSSFRCLVDLIPGGIHPSDVDDKLVVDGANGVGGEKLELLKTMLNGLVIETRNSGKGGGGVLNEGVGADYVQKEKVVPCSFGPQDVGIRCASLDGDADRLVYFIVPSRSSNKIELVDGDKILSLFAIFIKEQLSILSKEIDVNGNNDYQCRLGIVQTAYANGASTDYLKQLGLEVTFTPTGVKYLHEKAAEYDIGIYFEANGHGTILFSEHYLRWLETRTTVLSDVAEGSEQHKAALRLLAVSELINQAVGDALSGVLLVEAILKHMGWSIQRWNELYQDLPSRQLKVKVMDRTAVVTENAETVAVTPPGIQEAINAETVKYTRGRCFIRPSGTEDVIRVYAEASAQNAADSLANSVAKLVDQFLGFGSSK